The Etheostoma cragini isolate CJK2018 chromosome 22, CSU_Ecrag_1.0, whole genome shotgun sequence genome segment TAGTGCTTTAGTTAAAGAATCGTTTTATAGAAGAAAGACTGTCAGTCATGTTTCAGCACCGGGCAGCTCCACAAGACAACAACCCATGTTAATTATATAAATAGGCTAATACGTAATATTTTCGTCACCGTCCAATAAAACTCATGCATATCCAAATTTGGTGATTTTGAATTTGTCATATAAACTATGTTATCACATTAATGGTTCCTTTATGGGTCTTTCTTCCAACGCTAAATAATCCATTTAAGAACCCACTGGGTTGACTGGACAATGCATGATCACAAAGCtgaagtttgttttaatttacgGTTGATGTTTTGGAGATACATGGTCTTTACAGGATagtgacatttcatttgttactgcaaaagagacacacaaacatcacaatGTAAAAGTGCAACAATACAAAGGCTTTAATCAGATGAGTCAGATTCAAACTCTACATTATACTTAAGTCAGGCATTTTTCAGCACTGGACAGCTCTCCAAGACAATTGCCAATGTTAGATAGTTAAcatttcaagtcattttaaCACCACAGATTTGCATCAGTGTCCCTTAAAAATATTGAATTACCAAATGTAGTGATTTTGAGTGTTTTGGATAAACCGTGTTAGATTAATAGTAGCCTACCTTTACTTACGACCTCTGAACGACACTTATGTAAGTGATTGTGTAACTGAGTCTGGACTCTGATTTAACACTGGTGGAAAGATGAAACAAGTGAAATATGGTCAAAAAATACTTATAAATGAAGTCAGCTGCCTCAGAGACTTCTCTTTAATGCCCAAAAGCCTAGAAGCTGTCATTCATGTTTCAGTACTGGACAGCTCCCCCACCAGCCAACCAGGCCTATTGTGACGTCAAATGTTGACATTAATTCACTGTTGAATTAATAAAATTGTTTGAATTCACACGATctattactttttcttcttttttttctttttgaaaaaaaaaaaaagactggacTCGGGGTCGTTCATTGACGCGGAAGAAATGCACTCCAATGGGacgtggggggtgggggtggggtggggggttatGACGCAGCCGCCCACCTCCCCTCTCCAACTCCTCCACCTACGTGACAATTGAAAAAGGCATGCCTCTTGGATATATGAATAAAAAACCAAAGGGAGTTAACTTCATAGAACGCAGGAAAGTTCTCCGCAGACAAATGTTTGACGCTCTCCATGACCGAGTGCACATAGAAATCCCAGAGAACTAAGCTGCGGGCGCACGGAGGGCTGCACACTCGGAACAAGCACAAGGAGATCGAAGAGGCACTTCACTGAGGGTatagaagaagaggagaagaagggagagagtGACTGAGATCCAATCTCACTCTCCCAGTTGAGGTCCTCAGCGGATCGCGTCCCACAACTGGTAAGAAAAGGCGCTTTTCGGGGGGTTTTACGCACCGTAAAAGTAGGCAAAGAAGTCAGGCGTGGCTAATTTTGTGCTTTTACAAACTCACAGGTTTGGTGTGAAAGTAACAGGAAACAATACAATCCGCCAAAATGCAAATAGAATTGTTCTCATGAGTAGATATGTATGATTATACACCTGTTAactcatttcatgttttttttttcttttgcagcagGACAATGTCAAGTAAAGCGACTTTAGTCTTACTCATCTATGGAATCATAATGCATTACAGCGTCAACTGCTCACCTGTGGGGCTTAGCTTTCCCAGCGTTAGGTATGTACACTCTTACTGTCACTTTTCAGGTGTTGATTCCTTTCTTCTTTTGGCTTGGCATTGTTGCACTCAGCAGCAGGATGCAGGCTGAGGAGCATATCTGCTTCACGGTTAGTTATGTCTGTGGCTATAATAGCCTATTAGATTACTGGATTACATCATCTGACAGCGGATCCATAGAGCTGCTCACACAGCAATAATTGCGGAGAAACATTCACCAGGGAACGGCGGTGATGTGATTAAGGCTGCTGGGGCAGTGAAGTACAGTGTCTCCATCTGTCCTGCAGCCATTAATCGATCAATTTACGTGATTAGATAATGAATGGGAAACGGTTTTGTTGTAAGAACATGGCTTCTGATTTTTAACAATCAACAACAATACACATAAACGGTGGTATTTCTGGTGGACACTTATACAGAataatgcttattttttaaatttaagacaTAAAATGTCACTAAACGAGTTCATAAAACCTGtttaattatgtatattttattgcaCTGTCACTCCTCTGCAGCCGCAGAGTTACTGAAGATTGTGAAAACGTGTCTAATCTTTTCAGACTTGACAGTGAGGTTTATGATGAGGATGGAAACTCCTTACCGTCCCTGGATTACGACAGAGACCAAATGGATGGGAGAAGCCCTCCGTCCGTCGCCGACGACGACTACACGTTGTATTACCCTCCAGAGAAAAGGTGactatttattaacattttaacccaaattaTTTTCGTCTCAACAAGACATCTATGTTGAACGTCTCATTGCCGTAGTCTTATTTCTGTCCTCGTATGTTGCACGTTTTGTTTGAATATCGTCgatatgttattatttattatttcgaGACACGCCTTCTCCAGCTTAGTCTAGCTTTGAGTGAATCTCAAGGGAAACTGAGTCGACTGAAaccattaaaagaaaagagttaCAATTCTTTGTGAAATGTGGCTGCATGCCGGAGCGCTGAAAACTTCCTTATTAAAGGCTAACATTTAGTTTGACTTAATTAAAATAAGAGAAATGGGCGCTTTCAGTAGAAGTGTTGATTAAATTCAAAATAGCCTGAGTAATTTAAGAAAGCACTTCAACAAAGGCACATGGAAATAATCTTAAAACGAGttgtattttttgaaatgaatagaaaacaATGCCAAATATTACACTTACAATTGACTTGTtaagatgttatttttttttttaaagtgcagctACTTGAAACTATTGCCTGTCTTGCGCTGGGTGTGTGGTGATTTTACTGTGTGGCTATCTATCATCCCAGAACGGAAAGGCATGCAGACGGCATGTTTAATAAAGCCTACAGGAAAGCGCTGGGTCAGTTATCAGCAAGGAAATATCTGCATTCTCTGATGGCAAAACGTGTAGGGTAAGAGCATCTTCTTGGTTGTcacctctttttttaagatgttttctgTCCTATGTgcgtttttgtttctttggtcTACTCCTTTCAATGCTCAGACTTCACGCTGTTACACGTCCTGCATATGTCTGTGGTCCCATTATGTCCGAGCATGCATCTAACACCCTTTGAATCAGCCTGTATTAATGCTAAAATAGCACAAACAGGCGCTTGATTGATTTGGTAAGTGTGGTTTTCTGAGCCTGCTGCTGTGTCGGTAAGGCGCAGAGAGAAAAATTAACCCGCACAGGTTTAAATTTATTTCTATATGAATAATTTATAGGCTAGAGTCCCACTAGATCCCGATGGATAAgggatgggtggggggggggggggttgcttaTGAGCAGGCCTATCACATCTTATTGCAGGTCGAAATATGTTTCAGATTGTAGGGAATCTGATTGATGGGCTTAAAGTTAAACAAAGAGACAATATGTCTCCTAAATTAAAGATCATTTTGCAAAGATTCTTCATGCAAACATTTTGACAATGCAAGTACAGGctctctttttgaaaaaaaaaactaaatggtgAAATCTAATTAGTTTCCCTAAAATCCTCTAAGGACACAGCTTGTGTCTCTGCAGGGtgcattgttgtaaaaaaaaaagggaaatctgAATATCTAATATTTCCCCTCTAACATGACACAAAGATAATTGAAGTGTCGCTTCTCCTCAGCCCCACATGCTGTACAAACAGAGGGGATCATGTGAATGTAAATGCATCAATGTGATGATAGTGTAACCTTTTGTCTGTCACACAGTGGGGGGAAAATGGTGGACGACAGCTCAGAGCCTCTGTCCAAGCGACACTCAGACGGGATCTTCACAGACAGCTACAGCCGCTACCGAAAGCAAATGGCAGTCAAGAAATACCTGGCAGCAGTCCTGGGGAAAAGGTATAGACAGAGAATTAGGAACAAAGGACGCCGGCTGGCATATTTGTAGCATCTTCGTCCTCCCCtcctgaaaacaaacaaaaaacttaagTGTGTGCAGCCCCACATGAAGTCATTTTGAGATCTGAACAATCAGTGGATCGCTTTTTTGTtcttaaacatgtatttatgtatgaaGTAAgccattaaaatgaatattttgataataatattgttttttattttgtacttaaaGCACTTGAGGACACACATGTCTACTTTGTGGACcaatttttgttcattttaacaaatagcctctatttatgtattcattgattcttatttttttttaagacttattTATTGAGGGGAGACAATTGTTGACGTAACGATGTGCTCCAAACAGCCCTGTCTTTTAAACATTTagtgaggaaaaataaaaaataaaataaatagtttaaaagaCAATCAATGTATTGAATGCTGCTCTTTGTAAAGTGACATTAAGAGTTTAGTTGTCTTTATTCACAACAGCCTTGAAGACATAGGTTTTCAACATATCCTTCAAGACATAGACTTTGATGCCCTCCCGGACGGGGATGAGTTTGAGGCTTTTTTGGGAGACTGGCTGAAACAGTTCTCTCCTGAATTTCCGGTGAGTTTCAGGCTCTTCCCTGAGGCCGTTATCCTTGCAGGGGCGTCTCATGtccctcccttttcttctcACCTTTAACACTCAAACACTCAACTCTTCTTCCACCTCATTTGTGCTCCTGTCTCTCTTAGAGTCTCACAGATGTTTACCTTTATTCCTCCTAATCAGTGTGGAGAGACTTTTGCTTAGACCGATATGTTGTACATATCATTTGCTGATTGATTTGACAGATGTATCTTTATCTTTATGGATGCAAGGATGTTGAGATAATTATTAAAGTAGAACTGGGTTAGACCAGATGAGACCCCTGTTGGCTTTAAACAATGCCAGTTATCCAATTTCAAGTCAAAAAGAGATTCTtgacataaaaaacaaccaaccaaaTCTGAGATGACCAGAGTACTTTGGAGGTACTTTTGAGGTTTTTCTTGTCCTTTTCTTCTGCAGTGTTTACACCTTGTGTGAGAGTGAGCTTACACCTTTGACTCATGTAAATTACCAATCGTGTGTTTCTTTCAACTGGTTTCTGCTGAAGGGTTTCTCATGTCTCTCTGCCCATTTAATAACTATCACTAACATCTAAAGCATCAgacaacttcaacataaaaaaGCAGAACTGATACTTGTTACATGGTGACTTATCCATCTAATTTGTTCTTTGTGAGAGACACGAGGCATTTTGAACTTTTGTGTTTGAACCTTCTGGGTCTATTGTGCTTCCCTTTTCTGTCATGTGaaccaatgtaaaaaaaaaaaaaaaaaaaacttcagtaGATTGCATGAATTAAAGTAATTGCACTAGCCACCGCATCTGTGCAGACGACTCCAACTAGATGGTTTTGCTTGCTTTCTGACTACTGCAAACATACATACCTGTCATTTCtggatgttgttttgtgttctcACATTTCTACACAAACTGTATGTTGAGAATTTGTCCTTCTCTGAAGATTATCTGAATGTACTTTACTGCTGGCAAGAATCTCTGAGTCTAATGTCATGCTTTATCATTTAGGCTCTGTTACTACCTTATTTTGTAACCgagtgttaaaatgtatttgaagaaaaagctgtTATTGGTCATTTAAAGTGGTCTCTTTCTGTAGAATGGCACAAAAGCGGCTCTAATTGACATAATTTGatctaaaaaagagaaaggatgaGATGCACGTACATAAGAGGTTAGAGAGACATCAAGAGAAAGCAAATGGAGGAATAAAAGATGACAAATAACATGCTGATTTTGAAAAGTTGAGCGATCAAAGTTTGCTAAAATCTACAAGATAAGACCAAAAACTGACTGTAGACAAATGATATCCCCTCGTCTGCACACTTCTTATCATATTTGTGAGgtagaaatatttattttgcataagAAGCAAGTTGAGAACAAGATAAAACAGCAAGGTAAGAAGTTCTTCGATCTGTGTTTACTGTATCAATCTTTCTTTAATTTTGCATTCTCCTCTAGGCTTTGTGACGCAGGAAGCAGTTTGCGGCTGTGGTGCCTTGCATCGACTTTAAAATCGCCATGAATCACAGATGGCTATTTAGTGGCCCTACAATGCTGCACATCATCAGCTTACATTTCACccgtttgttgttgtttttgtgttgcacagacatttgaTAGGATCTTTAGAAGCATCCAGCTTCAAGATGCCAAGCGTACTCGCTTGCAATGCTTTCTTTTGCACTTTGTTTTTAGAGCATAGGTCGTAGCTTTTTGTGAAAACAGAGGGAAGGATCAGTTTCCCGCTCTCCATGAAACGTTATATGTACGATAATGAAAGCGCCAATAGCCTTACTAAAATGAAATAATCTTCAAAgatatatatttactgtgtagAAAGTGAACAATAGATTACTACTTCAAATGGCGATCTGCAAGGGTCAAgtcaataaatgtttaaaaaaagtgttgtaagATTTGTATGAATAAATTtttgtaaacaacaaaaatttCGTCTAATCTTTGAAGCCAATATCACCATAAGTCTTTCAGTTAAGACATATGTCCGAGGATGAAACCAAGTAATAAAGACCAAActcattatattattaaaatggAGATGGGCCCTCCCTCAACAGGTTTAACAGCATGTTACACATGAAAGGAGAGATGAAAGAAATTAAGAGAAAAATCAGCTTGTGTACATCACAGACTTGAACGATTAACAGTATTAAAAACATCGAAAAGACCACACACCATCAGACTAGACAAAGCAAGATACTGCAactttcaaacacacatacatacacacacacacacacacacacacacacacacacacacacacacacacacacacacacacacaccggggaaaaaaatgttaaattcatgctaaaataacaaaaataggaAGTGGCAATCACTTTTCTCTTTACATCAGTGCGGGAGTTGTACGTTGCAGTTGTGTGGACAGCCAATAATACAAGATGTTGCAATATGAATAAGAAACAAAGACTAACCTCTTGAGAAGGAGACTAAAAAGTCCAAATCTCTGCCCCCATTTTCATGGTGACTCAGTGGCTTTTGGCTAATAAACAGTGACACCAGTTGGCTGGGTGTCTACCTCCCCTCGGGACAGCATGAGTAAAGAGACGTGGGAGGAATCACCCAGTCCGCTCCACACACTGCCTTGCTGCACTTTACACCTCTCCAGGACTTCAGCAGTCGCCACCAAAGGCCTGCAGTACTGGTGGAACAGTTGGCAGGTCTCAACGCTGGTACATTCACTTTGTTGCCAAAACCAACAACGTCGACATGTGTAGCAAAAGAGTTTAAACATCCACAGAAATGTTATCCACGTGTATTACGAGAGAAATCAACCTCTTAATGTGAAGTTTGACATAAAATAATGTGGTGGTACAGCTGCTGTTGCTATGAGAGAAGCAATCTTTCAACAGCACAACCCACATCCCAAAGTAGATTGAGAGGGAACAGGCTCGTACTGTGTGCAGGCTGTGGTGCAGCAGCGCTCTTGCACCATTGTTTTAGAGAATAATTAGTCAATGAATTGATTACTTGACAGAAATCTAATCAGCAACTATCATGATAATAAACTAATCATCCATcgttttttaagatttttttggtcggaatttttggcctttattttgataggacaccTGATGACATGAacgaggagagagaggggggaacaaCCCCGGCATGCTGCATTGAAGAGTAAACCTCCATAGTGTATATGGGTTCCTcctttaccaactgagctatctgggcgcccgtAACCATCCATTTGtaagtaaaaagacaaaaaatatgaatggtCATTGGAGTTATTGGTTATTGGGATATTAAACTAGATGTCTTCAGATTTGGATTCAAAGTTTTGGGGTTTAAATTGGAATATGTCAACCTGTAAAGAGCATTTCACTATTTATATGAATGTTTAATTGGTTCACAGAATAAATACTCAACAGATgaatcaataattaaaaaattacaacaacaatagCAGACAAATCGACATGAGAAATACCCCCTTTTTGTCTTGTATTTTTGCGCTTTGCCAGTGTACCAACAGGCACGTCTTTTACTTCCCTCTCTGGTCCCTGTGGTGCAGGAGTACAcctaatgaaatgaaaatgatgcaATATGACAAGGTTTATAAAGCAAGCAGCCCTTATCTCTTTAACAGTAAAGAAATAATACAAACTACACAGCTAGTATTCAGCCTGGCTATGTTTATGGTATGCTTACAGGGTATGCTCAATAACTAACATTTCATAGCCAGATACGTAAGCTGACATTTTGAGATACCTCCAAATTCTCTGTCCTT includes the following:
- the adcyap1a gene encoding adenylate cyclase activating polypeptide 1a isoform X4; the encoded protein is MSSKATLVLLIYGIIMHYSVNCSPVGLSFPSVRLDSEVYDEDGNSLPSLDYDRDQMDGRSPPSVADDDYTLYYPPEKSGGKMVDDSSEPLSKRHSDGIFTDSYSRYRKQMAVKKYLAAVLGKRYRQRIRNKGRRLAYL
- the adcyap1a gene encoding adenylate cyclase activating polypeptide 1a isoform X3, whose protein sequence is MSSKATLVLLIYGIIMHYSVNCSPVGLSFPSVRLDSEVYDEDGNSLPSLDYDRDQMDGRSPPSVADDDYTLYYPPEKSGGKMVDDSSEPLSKRHSDGIFTDSYSRYRKQMAVKKYLAAVLGKSLEDIGFQHILQDIDFDALPDGDEFEAFLGDWLKQFSPEFPVSFRLFPEAVILAGASHVPPFSSHL
- the adcyap1a gene encoding adenylate cyclase activating polypeptide 1a isoform X2, whose amino-acid sequence is MSSKATLVLLIYGIIMHYSVNCSPVGLSFPSVRLDSEVYDEDGNSLPSLDYDRDQMDGRSPPSVADDDYTLYYPPEKRTERHADGMFNKAYRKALGQLSARKYLHSLMAKRVGGGKMVDDSSEPLSKRHSDGIFTDSYSRYRKQMAVKKYLAAVLGKSLEDIGFQHILQDIDFDALPDGDEFEAFLGDWLKQFSPEFPAL
- the adcyap1a gene encoding adenylate cyclase activating polypeptide 1a isoform X1; this translates as MSSKATLVLLIYGIIMHYSVNCSPVGLSFPSVRLDSEVYDEDGNSLPSLDYDRDQMDGRSPPSVADDDYTLYYPPEKRTERHADGMFNKAYRKALGQLSARKYLHSLMAKRVGGGKMVDDSSEPLSKRHSDGIFTDSYSRYRKQMAVKKYLAAVLGKSLEDIGFQHILQDIDFDALPDGDEFEAFLGDWLKQFSPEFPVSFRLFPEAVILAGASHVPPFSSHL